From Micromonospora sp. NBC_01699, a single genomic window includes:
- a CDS encoding glucosyl-3-phosphoglycerate synthase: MVEAWSTYRTGSARQWTAHQLSRAKGDTSVSVVIPAFDEEATVGAIVATIREHLVERVALVDEVIVVDSRSGDRTAAVASAAGARVVSQDEVTRGLPRLDGKGDALWAGLAVAAGDVIAFVDADLREFRPHFVTGLLGPLLTDPSVSFVKGFYHRPLIEAGTVEPDGGGRVTELMARPLFNLFWPELAGFVQPLAGEYAGRREVLERVPFVSGYGVETAMLIDLLELVGLDALAQVDLGERLHRHQDTAALGRMSAQIMLTAWSRLHRQGHVSSATPPATLLTQFRRGGTDTLPNLEREIVVSDVSVQERPPLIQLRQKMRRWQGEAVPQ, from the coding sequence GTGGTGGAGGCGTGGTCCACGTACCGTACCGGCTCGGCTCGGCAGTGGACCGCGCACCAACTCAGCCGGGCCAAGGGCGACACCTCGGTCAGTGTGGTCATACCCGCCTTCGACGAGGAGGCGACCGTCGGTGCGATCGTGGCGACCATCCGCGAGCACCTGGTCGAACGGGTGGCCCTGGTCGACGAGGTGATAGTGGTCGACTCCCGGTCCGGGGACCGCACCGCCGCGGTGGCGTCCGCCGCCGGGGCGCGGGTGGTCAGCCAGGACGAGGTGACCCGGGGGCTGCCCCGACTCGACGGCAAGGGTGACGCGCTCTGGGCCGGTCTGGCCGTGGCGGCCGGCGACGTCATCGCCTTCGTCGACGCCGACCTGCGCGAGTTCCGGCCGCACTTCGTCACCGGACTGCTCGGGCCGCTGCTCACCGACCCGTCGGTCTCCTTCGTCAAGGGCTTCTACCACCGGCCGCTGATCGAGGCGGGCACGGTCGAGCCGGACGGCGGCGGGCGGGTCACCGAACTGATGGCCCGGCCCCTGTTCAACCTCTTCTGGCCGGAGCTGGCGGGCTTCGTCCAGCCGCTCGCCGGTGAGTACGCCGGCCGCCGCGAGGTGCTGGAACGGGTCCCGTTCGTCTCCGGATACGGCGTGGAGACGGCCATGCTGATCGACCTGCTCGAACTGGTCGGGCTCGACGCGCTGGCCCAGGTTGACCTCGGCGAACGGCTGCACCGGCACCAGGACACCGCCGCGCTGGGCCGGATGTCGGCCCAGATCATGCTCACCGCCTGGTCCCGGCTGCACCGGCAGGGACACGTCAGCTCGGCCACGCCGCCGGCCACCCTGCTCACCCAGTTCCGCCGGGGCGGCACCGACACGCTGCCGAACCTGGAACGGGAGATAGTGGTCAGTGACGTGTCGGTGCAGGA
- a CDS encoding Gfo/Idh/MocA family protein, whose protein sequence is MGRCRVGLIGAGNVAQRHARVLTGFADVQLTGVTDVLPDACRRLADRYAAPVYPDVAALLRTDLDAVYVCVPPFAHGSVEEAVVAAGLPMFVEKPLAADLATAERIAGLVAERGIRTAVGHHWRYLPVLDRARDLLADRPVRMAAGAWLDRVPPVSWWGRRELSGGPVVEQAAHVLDLLRLVAGEAIEVSAYGDGSPPDVEGADIDSVTTASLRFASGAVGTLVSGCTLGWKHRAGVEIVADGLVLTLAEDGLGWRDGTGEGWLAADPEAARIAVDRAFVDAVRGIGDDVRVPYPEALRTHRLACAVAQSAATGRTVRIAPVVEALATATRSNRVGFGLDA, encoded by the coding sequence ATGGGCAGGTGTCGCGTTGGGCTGATCGGCGCGGGAAATGTAGCGCAGCGTCACGCCCGCGTCCTGACCGGTTTCGCCGACGTACAACTCACCGGCGTCACCGACGTACTGCCCGACGCCTGCCGGCGGCTGGCCGACCGGTACGCCGCACCGGTGTACCCGGACGTCGCCGCGCTGCTACGGACGGACCTGGACGCGGTGTACGTCTGCGTACCGCCCTTCGCGCACGGTTCGGTGGAGGAGGCGGTGGTCGCCGCCGGGCTGCCGATGTTCGTCGAGAAGCCGCTCGCCGCCGACCTGGCCACCGCCGAGCGGATCGCCGGGCTCGTCGCCGAGCGGGGCATCCGTACCGCGGTCGGCCACCACTGGCGTTACCTGCCGGTCCTGGACCGGGCCCGGGACCTGCTGGCCGACCGGCCGGTACGGATGGCCGCCGGCGCCTGGCTGGACCGGGTACCGCCGGTGTCCTGGTGGGGCCGGCGCGAGTTGTCCGGCGGCCCGGTGGTCGAGCAGGCCGCGCACGTACTCGACCTGCTCCGGCTCGTCGCCGGGGAGGCGATCGAGGTGAGCGCGTACGGCGACGGCAGTCCACCGGACGTCGAGGGCGCCGACATCGACTCGGTCACCACCGCCAGCCTGCGCTTCGCCAGTGGGGCGGTGGGCACCCTGGTCTCCGGCTGCACCCTCGGCTGGAAGCACCGGGCCGGAGTGGAGATCGTGGCCGACGGGCTGGTCCTCACCCTGGCCGAGGACGGTCTGGGATGGCGGGACGGGACCGGGGAGGGTTGGCTGGCGGCCGACCCGGAGGCGGCCAGGATCGCCGTGGACCGGGCCTTCGTCGACGCCGTCCGCGGCATCGGCGACGACGTGCGGGTCCCGTACCCGGAGGCGTTGCGCACCCACCGGCTGGCCTGCGCCGTGGCCCAGTCGGCGGCGACCGGGCGGACGGTACGGATCGCGCCCGTGGTCGAGGCGCTCGCCACCGCGACCCGCAGCAACCGGGTCGGGTTCGGCCTCGATGCCTGA